CCCTGAAATGAGGCACAGGCTGGAATGCTGCGTTGCGGCACAAGGGCTTGCCACGAAAGAAGCGACAAAACGTCCCGCGACAACGTGAAGCATTGACCTGAATGGATTCCGACCTACCTCGCCGAATCGGGGTGTGTGCCGATTCTTCGAGCGCCGTTCGGGCAACGGCGCGGGGGTCGGCGGGTTCCGTGTGGTGGTCCATGAACAGGCTTCGTCACTTCCGTCTGATCTTCCTCGGCAACCTGATGGCGGCAGTTGTGCTCGGGGCGGGACTGGTGCTCTGGACGCCGGACCTGCCGCGGGCCGAGCTCGAGGCGCGCTATCTGGCGCGTCCGGGCGATCTGGTCAGCATCGCCGGCACCACCATCCACATGCGCGACCGCGGACCGAGGGAGGCGCCGGCCGTCATCCTGATCCACGGCTTCGGCTCCAGCCTGCATACCTGGGCGGCGTGGCAGGACCGGCTGGCGGTGGACCGGCGGGTGATCAGCTTCGATCTGCCGGGGCTCGGCCTATCGCCGCCCGATGCCACGGGCGACTATTCGGACGAGCGGGTCACCCGGATCGTGCTGGCAATCATGGACCGGCTGGGGCTGGACCAGGCCGATCTGGTGGGCAATTCGATCGGCGGCCGGATCGCCTTCACCTTCGCCGCAAGCCACCCCGAGCGCGTGAGGAAGCTCGTGCTGGTGTCGCCCGACGGGTACGAGAGCCCGGGCTTCACCTATGGCGAGGCGCCCGAGGTTCCGCTGCTGGCCGAGGCGGTGCGGTTCTGGCTGCCGAAGCCGCTGCTGCGCCTGTCGCTCGGCATGGCCTATGCCGACCCCGGCGTGATGACCGACCAGATCGTCAGCCGCTACTATGACCTGATCCGCGCGCCCGGCGTGCGCGAGGCGCTGATGGAGCGGATGCGCCAGACCGTGCTGGTCCCGCCCGAGACGCTGCTGGCCCGGGTGAGGGCGCCCACGCTGCTGCTCTGGGGCGAGGAGGACGCGGTCATTCCCGTCGCGAACGCCCAGTCCTATGCCCGGGCGCTGCCGGACGCGCATACCGTTCTTCTGCCGGACATGGGCCACGTCCCGCAGGAGGAGCGCCCGGCACAATCCCTCGTGCCGGTCGTGGCCTTCCTGCGCACCTGACGCGCCTGCGCCCCGGAACTCTGCCGGAGGCCGCGCGTTCTGCTCGTGGAACGGTGCAGGAGCGAAGGATTTGCGCAGATGGAAATGAATATGTTTCAGCTTCGGGGCGTCGGCGGCCTGATCATCCTTGCGCTGGATCTCTGGGCGCTGGTATCCATCTTTGGCTCCTCCGCATCGACGGGGAGCAAGGTGCTCTGGGCGCTGATCGTGATCCTGTTGCCGGTGGTCGGCTTCATCCTGTGGCTGATCTTCGGACCGCGCTCCGCCTCGCGCGGGATCTGACCCGCTCCCCGACCGCCACGTTCGATCGGATGGAGGACGAGTGGATGAGGGGGATACGGTCC
This portion of the Rhodobacter sp. CZR27 genome encodes:
- a CDS encoding alpha/beta fold hydrolase; translation: MNRLRHFRLIFLGNLMAAVVLGAGLVLWTPDLPRAELEARYLARPGDLVSIAGTTIHMRDRGPREAPAVILIHGFGSSLHTWAAWQDRLAVDRRVISFDLPGLGLSPPDATGDYSDERVTRIVLAIMDRLGLDQADLVGNSIGGRIAFTFAASHPERVRKLVLVSPDGYESPGFTYGEAPEVPLLAEAVRFWLPKPLLRLSLGMAYADPGVMTDQIVSRYYDLIRAPGVREALMERMRQTVLVPPETLLARVRAPTLLLWGEEDAVIPVANAQSYARALPDAHTVLLPDMGHVPQEERPAQSLVPVVAFLRT
- a CDS encoding PLD nuclease N-terminal domain-containing protein; translated protein: MEMNMFQLRGVGGLIILALDLWALVSIFGSSASTGSKVLWALIVILLPVVGFILWLIFGPRSASRGI